The Phalacrocorax carbo chromosome 11, bPhaCar2.1, whole genome shotgun sequence genome includes a region encoding these proteins:
- the RPS4X gene encoding small ribosomal subunit protein eS4, X isoform, with amino-acid sequence MARGPKKHLKRVAAPKHWMLDKLTGVFAPRPSTGPHKLRECLPLIIFLRNRLKYALTGDEVKKICMQRFIKIDGKVRTDITYPAGFMDVISIEKTGEHFRLVYDTKGRFAVHRITAEEAKYKLCKVRKIFVGTKGIPHLVTHDARTIRYPDPLIKVNDTVQIDLETGKITDFIKFDTGNLCMVTGGANLGRIGVITNRERHPGSFDVVHVKDANGNSFATRLSNIFVIGKGNKPWISLPRGKGIRLTIAEERDKRLAAKQSSG; translated from the exons ATG GCCCGCGGCCCCAAGAAGCACTTGAAGCGCGTGGCTGCCCCCAAACACTGGATGCTGGACAAGCTGACGGGCGTCTTC GCACCCCGTCCATCAACAGGCCCTCACAAACTGAGGGAGTGCCTTCCACTCATCATTTTCCTGCGGAACAGGCTGAAGTATGCCCTGACAGGAGACGAGGTCAAGAAGATCTGCATGCAGAGGTTCATCAAGATAGATGGCAAAGTCCGCACAGACATCACCTACCCAGCGGGCTTCATGG ATGTCATCAGCATCGAGAAGACAGGCGAGCACTTCCGCTTGGTGTACGATACCAAGGGCCGGTTTGCTGTTCACCGCATTACAGCTGAAGAGGCCAAG tACAAGCTGTGCAAGGTGAGGAAGATCTTTGTGGGCACCAAAGGAATCCCTCATCTGGTCACCCATGATGCCCGCACCATCCGCTATCCGGACCCCCTCATTAAGGTGAATGATACGGTCCAGATTGACCTGGAGACAGGCAAGATCACAGATTTCATCAAGTTTGACACAG GTAACCTGTGCATGGTGACTGGCGGTGCCAACTTGGGTCGTATTGGGGTGATCACCAACCGGGAGAGACACCCTGGGTCATTTGACGTGGTTCACGTGAAGGATGCCAACGGCAATAGCTTTGCCACCAGGCTCTCCAACATATTCGTTATTGGCAAA GGCAACAAGCCATGGATCTCCCTGCCCCGTGGAAAGGGCATCCGCCTGACTATTGCTGAAGAGAGAGACAAGAGACTGGCGGCCAAGCAGAGCAGTGGGTGA